The following proteins come from a genomic window of Sorghum bicolor cultivar BTx623 chromosome 3, Sorghum_bicolor_NCBIv3, whole genome shotgun sequence:
- the LOC8082369 gene encoding G-type lectin S-receptor-like serine/threonine-protein kinase At4g27290 isoform X1: MFMMLEISARTIFPHGTPHHTIPSHPQDSDCRKYFTCLGEFREPSLIIGVKQIAMFGKISFWRNCMLVDLLILSVLATRCLSDLTARTDIIFQNQSISDGQTLVSMGKEFVLGFFSPGASSNRYVGIWHNDVSERRAVWVANRNNPFQDTFGILKFDNNSNLIVLDGRGNSFTVAYGRGVQDVEAAILDNGNFVLRSIRNQAKIIWQSFDFPTDTWLPEMNIILGSKLTSWKSYDDPAVGDYSFGLDVTNALQLIILWKGNNYWTFGPWNATLKSLIPELKYIPVTPVSFQCGNLTCTYTSNPSDTMAKIVLDPNGSLNIAQFSPGTESWTLLWRQPASCEVSNLCGGFGICNNNMLTNDPMSSLCRCPKGFAQQDIITGNTWKGCTRQIQLQCNGDRFMNMSSMRLPDSRVKLSTMGENKCQLECMTNCSCTAYTYSVLDGCSLWYGNLTNMQDGYNGSGVGTLYLRVAASELESSNSSGHKLLWMAGVLPSVGFLIFCLILFIWIRRSKNKGKGKQDGHHSVMTSDAIKLWEGEETSSYFATFSFSQIRNATDKFSTENMLGEGGFGPVYKGHLPDGREIAVKRLAANSGQGLPEFKNEVLLIARLQHTNLVRLLGCCIEEEEMLLVYEYMPNKSLDFFLFEKSRRALLDWEMRMNIIEGVAQGLIYLHKHSRLRIIHRDLKASNILLDTDMNPKISDFGMARIFDPKGTQANTKRVVGTYGYMAPEYAMAGNFSTKSDVFSYGVLLLEIISGMKNAGSRRHGNSVSLLGYAWELWNEGRCHELIDKPLHGRCPENVALRCIHVSLLCVQEQAADRPSMTEVISMITNGSAILPDPKQPGFLSMLVPNETDIAEETCSLNGLSVTILDGR; encoded by the exons ATGTTCATGATGTTGGAGATATCTGCACGAACAATTTTCCCCCATGGCACTCCCCACCACACAATCCCTTCCCACCCCCAAGACAGTGATTGCAGGAAATATTTCACTTGTTTGGGAGAATTCAGAGAG CCTAGTTTGATAATCGGAGTTAAGCAGATAGCCATGTTTGGGAAAATAAGCTTCTGGAGGAATTGCATGCTTGTTGATTTGCTGATTCTGTCTGTATTAGCAACAAGATGTTTGTCAGATCTGACAGCAAGAACAGACATCATCTTTCAGAATCAGTCAatttcagatgggcagaccctAGTGTCCATGGGAAAAGAATTTGTGCTTGGTTTCTTCAGCCCTGGAGCTTCGAGCAACCGGTATGTTGGTATATGGCACAACGATGTTTCAGAAAGAAGAGCTGTCTGGGTTGCTAATAGGAATAATCCATTCCAAGATACTTTTGGCATACTTAAGTTTGATAACAATAGTAATCTGATTGTTTTAGATGGGAGGGGCAACTCATTCACAGTGGCTTATGGGAGAGGAGTGCAAGATGTGGAGGCTGCAATACTGGATAACGGCAATTTTGTCCTAAGGAGCATCAGGAATCAAGCTAAGATCATATGGCAGAGCTTTGACTTTCCTACAGATACATGGCTCCCTGAAATGAACATTATACTTGGCAGTAAACTGACATCATGGAAGAGCTATGATGACCCAGCAGTGGGGGATTATTCTTTTGGACTTGACGTAACTAATGCGCTTCAACTCATTATCTTGTGGAAAGGTAATAATTATTGGACCTTTGGACCCTGGAACGCTACATTGAAATCTCTGATTCCAGAGctaaaatatattcctgtcaccCCTGTTTCATTTCAATGTGGCAATCTTACATGCACATACACTTCCAATCCCAGCGACACAATGGCAAAGATTGTGTTGGATCCGAATGGTTCATTGAACATTGCCCAATTTAGTCCTGGAACTGAGTCATGGACTCTCTTATGGCGACAGCCTGCTAGCTGCGAGGTGTCTAACTTATGTGGTGGTTTTGGTATATGCAACAACAATATGTTAACCAACGACCCTATGTCATCCCTCTGTCGTTGTCCAAAAGGCTTTGCACAACAAGACATAATAACAGGAAATACCTGGAAAGGGTGCACGAGGCAAATCCAACTGCAGTGTAATGGGGATAGGTTTATGAATATGTCTAGTATGCGACTCCCTGACTCCAGAGTTAAACTTTCTACTATGGGAGAAAACAAATGCCAATTGGAATGCATGACAAATTGCTCCTGTACTGCATACACTTATTCTGTATTGGATGGTTGCAGCCTATGGTATGGCAATCTAACAAATATGCAGGACGGGTATAACGGGAGTGGAGTAGGAACTCTATATCTTCGTGTTGCTGCATCAGAGTTAGAATCATCCAATAGTTCAG GTCATAAATTACTTTGGATGGCTGGTGTACTTCCTTCAGTTGGATTTCTTATTTTTTGTCTAATTTTGTTTATTTGGATCAGGAGATCAAAAAATAAAG GGAAAGGAAAACAGGATGGTCATCACTCTGTAATGACTTCGGATGCTATCAAACTCTGGGAGGGTGAGGAGACAAGCTCTTATTTTGCAACGTTTTCCTTTTCACAAATAAGAAATGCTACAGACAAATTTTCAACAGAAAACATGCTTGGAGAAGGGGGGTTTGGCCCTGTGTACAAG GGCCACTTACCAGATGGGCGGGAGATTGCTGTTAAGAGACTAGCAGCAAATTCAGGGCAAGGGTTACCGGAGTTTAAGAATGAAGTCCTGCTTATTGCTAGGCTTCAGCACACAAATTTGGTCCGGCTGTTAGGTTGTTGCATTGAAGAGGAAGAGATGTTATTAGTGTATGAGTATATGCCGAACAAAAGCTTGGATTTCTTCTTATTTG AAAAATCAAGAAGAGCTTTGCTAGACTGGGAAATGCGGATGAACATAATTGAAGGGGTTGCACAGGGTCTTATCTATCTCCACAAGCATTCTCGGCTTAGAATTATTCATAGGGACCTGAAAGCAAGCAACATTTTGTTGGACACTGATATGAACCCTAAGATCTCAGACTTTGGGATGGCGAGAATATTTGATCCCAAAGGAACACAAGCTAATACGAAACGAGTTGTCGGAACATA TGGCTACATGGCTCCTGAGTATGCTATGGCAGGTAATTTCTCCACTAAGTCCGATGTATTTAGCTATGGAGTCTTGCTTCTGGAGATTATCAGTGGAATGAAAAATGCTGGATCTCGAAGACATGGCAATTCTGTTAGCCTCCTTGGTTAC GCGTGGGAACTATGGAACGAAGGCAGATGCCATGAGCTCATTGATAAACCGTTACATGGTAGATGTCCTGAGAATGTAGCGCTAAGATGCATTCATGTCAGCTTGTTGTGTGTTCAGGAGCAAGCTGCGGATCGGCCCTCCATGACTGAAGTCATTTCAATGATTACCAATGGAAGTGCCATCTTACCAGACCCAAAGCAACCTGGTTTCCTCTCCATGTTGGTCCCCAATGAAACTGATATCGCTGAAGAAACATGCTCCCTGAATGGTCTTTCAGTTACCATCCTTGACGGAAGATAG
- the LOC8082369 gene encoding G-type lectin S-receptor-like serine/threonine-protein kinase At4g27290 isoform X4, with translation MFMMLEISARTIFPHGTPHHTIPSHPQDSDCRKYFTCLGEFREPSLIIGVKQIAMFGKISFWRNCMLVDLLILSVLATRCLSDLTARTDIIFQNQSISDGQTLVSMGKEFVLGFFSPGASSNRYVGIWHNDVSERRAVWVANRNNPFQDTFGILKFDNNSNLIVLDGRGNSFTVAYGRGVQDVEAAILDNGNFVLRSIRNQAKIIWQSFDFPTDTWLPEMNIILGSKLTSWKSYDDPAVGDYSFGLDVTNALQLIILWKGNNYWTFGPWNATLKSLIPELKYIPVTPVSFQCGNLTCTYTSNPSDTMAKIVLDPNGSLNIAQFSPGTESWTLLWRQPASCEVSNLCGGFGICNNNMLTNDPMSSLCRCPKGFAQQDIITGNTWKGCTRQIQLQCNGDRFMNMSSMRLPDSRVKLSTMGENKCQLECMTNCSCTAYTYSVLDGCSLWYGNLTNMQDGYNGSGVGTLYLRVAASELESSNSSGHKLLWMAGVLPSVGFLIFCLILFIWIRRSKNKGKGKQDGHHSVMTSDAIKLWEENMLGEGGFGPVYKGHLPDGREIAVKRLAANSGQGLPEFKNEVLLIARLQHTNLVRLLGCCIEEEEMLLVYEYMPNKSLDFFLFEKSRRALLDWEMRMNIIEGVAQGLIYLHKHSRLRIIHRDLKASNILLDTDMNPKISDFGMARIFDPKGTQANTKRVVGTYGYMAPEYAMAGNFSTKSDVFSYGVLLLEIISGMKNAGSRRHGNSVSLLGYAWELWNEGRCHELIDKPLHGRCPENVALRCIHVSLLCVQEQAADRPSMTEVISMITNGSAILPDPKQPGFLSMLVPNETDIAEETCSLNGLSVTILDGR, from the exons ATGTTCATGATGTTGGAGATATCTGCACGAACAATTTTCCCCCATGGCACTCCCCACCACACAATCCCTTCCCACCCCCAAGACAGTGATTGCAGGAAATATTTCACTTGTTTGGGAGAATTCAGAGAG CCTAGTTTGATAATCGGAGTTAAGCAGATAGCCATGTTTGGGAAAATAAGCTTCTGGAGGAATTGCATGCTTGTTGATTTGCTGATTCTGTCTGTATTAGCAACAAGATGTTTGTCAGATCTGACAGCAAGAACAGACATCATCTTTCAGAATCAGTCAatttcagatgggcagaccctAGTGTCCATGGGAAAAGAATTTGTGCTTGGTTTCTTCAGCCCTGGAGCTTCGAGCAACCGGTATGTTGGTATATGGCACAACGATGTTTCAGAAAGAAGAGCTGTCTGGGTTGCTAATAGGAATAATCCATTCCAAGATACTTTTGGCATACTTAAGTTTGATAACAATAGTAATCTGATTGTTTTAGATGGGAGGGGCAACTCATTCACAGTGGCTTATGGGAGAGGAGTGCAAGATGTGGAGGCTGCAATACTGGATAACGGCAATTTTGTCCTAAGGAGCATCAGGAATCAAGCTAAGATCATATGGCAGAGCTTTGACTTTCCTACAGATACATGGCTCCCTGAAATGAACATTATACTTGGCAGTAAACTGACATCATGGAAGAGCTATGATGACCCAGCAGTGGGGGATTATTCTTTTGGACTTGACGTAACTAATGCGCTTCAACTCATTATCTTGTGGAAAGGTAATAATTATTGGACCTTTGGACCCTGGAACGCTACATTGAAATCTCTGATTCCAGAGctaaaatatattcctgtcaccCCTGTTTCATTTCAATGTGGCAATCTTACATGCACATACACTTCCAATCCCAGCGACACAATGGCAAAGATTGTGTTGGATCCGAATGGTTCATTGAACATTGCCCAATTTAGTCCTGGAACTGAGTCATGGACTCTCTTATGGCGACAGCCTGCTAGCTGCGAGGTGTCTAACTTATGTGGTGGTTTTGGTATATGCAACAACAATATGTTAACCAACGACCCTATGTCATCCCTCTGTCGTTGTCCAAAAGGCTTTGCACAACAAGACATAATAACAGGAAATACCTGGAAAGGGTGCACGAGGCAAATCCAACTGCAGTGTAATGGGGATAGGTTTATGAATATGTCTAGTATGCGACTCCCTGACTCCAGAGTTAAACTTTCTACTATGGGAGAAAACAAATGCCAATTGGAATGCATGACAAATTGCTCCTGTACTGCATACACTTATTCTGTATTGGATGGTTGCAGCCTATGGTATGGCAATCTAACAAATATGCAGGACGGGTATAACGGGAGTGGAGTAGGAACTCTATATCTTCGTGTTGCTGCATCAGAGTTAGAATCATCCAATAGTTCAG GTCATAAATTACTTTGGATGGCTGGTGTACTTCCTTCAGTTGGATTTCTTATTTTTTGTCTAATTTTGTTTATTTGGATCAGGAGATCAAAAAATAAAG GGAAAGGAAAACAGGATGGTCATCACTCTGTAATGACTTCGGATGCTATCAAACTCTGGGAGG AAAACATGCTTGGAGAAGGGGGGTTTGGCCCTGTGTACAAG GGCCACTTACCAGATGGGCGGGAGATTGCTGTTAAGAGACTAGCAGCAAATTCAGGGCAAGGGTTACCGGAGTTTAAGAATGAAGTCCTGCTTATTGCTAGGCTTCAGCACACAAATTTGGTCCGGCTGTTAGGTTGTTGCATTGAAGAGGAAGAGATGTTATTAGTGTATGAGTATATGCCGAACAAAAGCTTGGATTTCTTCTTATTTG AAAAATCAAGAAGAGCTTTGCTAGACTGGGAAATGCGGATGAACATAATTGAAGGGGTTGCACAGGGTCTTATCTATCTCCACAAGCATTCTCGGCTTAGAATTATTCATAGGGACCTGAAAGCAAGCAACATTTTGTTGGACACTGATATGAACCCTAAGATCTCAGACTTTGGGATGGCGAGAATATTTGATCCCAAAGGAACACAAGCTAATACGAAACGAGTTGTCGGAACATA TGGCTACATGGCTCCTGAGTATGCTATGGCAGGTAATTTCTCCACTAAGTCCGATGTATTTAGCTATGGAGTCTTGCTTCTGGAGATTATCAGTGGAATGAAAAATGCTGGATCTCGAAGACATGGCAATTCTGTTAGCCTCCTTGGTTAC GCGTGGGAACTATGGAACGAAGGCAGATGCCATGAGCTCATTGATAAACCGTTACATGGTAGATGTCCTGAGAATGTAGCGCTAAGATGCATTCATGTCAGCTTGTTGTGTGTTCAGGAGCAAGCTGCGGATCGGCCCTCCATGACTGAAGTCATTTCAATGATTACCAATGGAAGTGCCATCTTACCAGACCCAAAGCAACCTGGTTTCCTCTCCATGTTGGTCCCCAATGAAACTGATATCGCTGAAGAAACATGCTCCCTGAATGGTCTTTCAGTTACCATCCTTGACGGAAGATAG
- the LOC8082369 gene encoding G-type lectin S-receptor-like serine/threonine-protein kinase At4g27290 isoform X2: protein MFMMLEISARTIFPHGTPHHTIPSHPQDSDCRKYFTCLGEFREIAMFGKISFWRNCMLVDLLILSVLATRCLSDLTARTDIIFQNQSISDGQTLVSMGKEFVLGFFSPGASSNRYVGIWHNDVSERRAVWVANRNNPFQDTFGILKFDNNSNLIVLDGRGNSFTVAYGRGVQDVEAAILDNGNFVLRSIRNQAKIIWQSFDFPTDTWLPEMNIILGSKLTSWKSYDDPAVGDYSFGLDVTNALQLIILWKGNNYWTFGPWNATLKSLIPELKYIPVTPVSFQCGNLTCTYTSNPSDTMAKIVLDPNGSLNIAQFSPGTESWTLLWRQPASCEVSNLCGGFGICNNNMLTNDPMSSLCRCPKGFAQQDIITGNTWKGCTRQIQLQCNGDRFMNMSSMRLPDSRVKLSTMGENKCQLECMTNCSCTAYTYSVLDGCSLWYGNLTNMQDGYNGSGVGTLYLRVAASELESSNSSGHKLLWMAGVLPSVGFLIFCLILFIWIRRSKNKGKGKQDGHHSVMTSDAIKLWEGEETSSYFATFSFSQIRNATDKFSTENMLGEGGFGPVYKGHLPDGREIAVKRLAANSGQGLPEFKNEVLLIARLQHTNLVRLLGCCIEEEEMLLVYEYMPNKSLDFFLFEKSRRALLDWEMRMNIIEGVAQGLIYLHKHSRLRIIHRDLKASNILLDTDMNPKISDFGMARIFDPKGTQANTKRVVGTYGYMAPEYAMAGNFSTKSDVFSYGVLLLEIISGMKNAGSRRHGNSVSLLGYAWELWNEGRCHELIDKPLHGRCPENVALRCIHVSLLCVQEQAADRPSMTEVISMITNGSAILPDPKQPGFLSMLVPNETDIAEETCSLNGLSVTILDGR, encoded by the exons ATGTTCATGATGTTGGAGATATCTGCACGAACAATTTTCCCCCATGGCACTCCCCACCACACAATCCCTTCCCACCCCCAAGACAGTGATTGCAGGAAATATTTCACTTGTTTGGGAGAATTCAGAGAG ATAGCCATGTTTGGGAAAATAAGCTTCTGGAGGAATTGCATGCTTGTTGATTTGCTGATTCTGTCTGTATTAGCAACAAGATGTTTGTCAGATCTGACAGCAAGAACAGACATCATCTTTCAGAATCAGTCAatttcagatgggcagaccctAGTGTCCATGGGAAAAGAATTTGTGCTTGGTTTCTTCAGCCCTGGAGCTTCGAGCAACCGGTATGTTGGTATATGGCACAACGATGTTTCAGAAAGAAGAGCTGTCTGGGTTGCTAATAGGAATAATCCATTCCAAGATACTTTTGGCATACTTAAGTTTGATAACAATAGTAATCTGATTGTTTTAGATGGGAGGGGCAACTCATTCACAGTGGCTTATGGGAGAGGAGTGCAAGATGTGGAGGCTGCAATACTGGATAACGGCAATTTTGTCCTAAGGAGCATCAGGAATCAAGCTAAGATCATATGGCAGAGCTTTGACTTTCCTACAGATACATGGCTCCCTGAAATGAACATTATACTTGGCAGTAAACTGACATCATGGAAGAGCTATGATGACCCAGCAGTGGGGGATTATTCTTTTGGACTTGACGTAACTAATGCGCTTCAACTCATTATCTTGTGGAAAGGTAATAATTATTGGACCTTTGGACCCTGGAACGCTACATTGAAATCTCTGATTCCAGAGctaaaatatattcctgtcaccCCTGTTTCATTTCAATGTGGCAATCTTACATGCACATACACTTCCAATCCCAGCGACACAATGGCAAAGATTGTGTTGGATCCGAATGGTTCATTGAACATTGCCCAATTTAGTCCTGGAACTGAGTCATGGACTCTCTTATGGCGACAGCCTGCTAGCTGCGAGGTGTCTAACTTATGTGGTGGTTTTGGTATATGCAACAACAATATGTTAACCAACGACCCTATGTCATCCCTCTGTCGTTGTCCAAAAGGCTTTGCACAACAAGACATAATAACAGGAAATACCTGGAAAGGGTGCACGAGGCAAATCCAACTGCAGTGTAATGGGGATAGGTTTATGAATATGTCTAGTATGCGACTCCCTGACTCCAGAGTTAAACTTTCTACTATGGGAGAAAACAAATGCCAATTGGAATGCATGACAAATTGCTCCTGTACTGCATACACTTATTCTGTATTGGATGGTTGCAGCCTATGGTATGGCAATCTAACAAATATGCAGGACGGGTATAACGGGAGTGGAGTAGGAACTCTATATCTTCGTGTTGCTGCATCAGAGTTAGAATCATCCAATAGTTCAG GTCATAAATTACTTTGGATGGCTGGTGTACTTCCTTCAGTTGGATTTCTTATTTTTTGTCTAATTTTGTTTATTTGGATCAGGAGATCAAAAAATAAAG GGAAAGGAAAACAGGATGGTCATCACTCTGTAATGACTTCGGATGCTATCAAACTCTGGGAGGGTGAGGAGACAAGCTCTTATTTTGCAACGTTTTCCTTTTCACAAATAAGAAATGCTACAGACAAATTTTCAACAGAAAACATGCTTGGAGAAGGGGGGTTTGGCCCTGTGTACAAG GGCCACTTACCAGATGGGCGGGAGATTGCTGTTAAGAGACTAGCAGCAAATTCAGGGCAAGGGTTACCGGAGTTTAAGAATGAAGTCCTGCTTATTGCTAGGCTTCAGCACACAAATTTGGTCCGGCTGTTAGGTTGTTGCATTGAAGAGGAAGAGATGTTATTAGTGTATGAGTATATGCCGAACAAAAGCTTGGATTTCTTCTTATTTG AAAAATCAAGAAGAGCTTTGCTAGACTGGGAAATGCGGATGAACATAATTGAAGGGGTTGCACAGGGTCTTATCTATCTCCACAAGCATTCTCGGCTTAGAATTATTCATAGGGACCTGAAAGCAAGCAACATTTTGTTGGACACTGATATGAACCCTAAGATCTCAGACTTTGGGATGGCGAGAATATTTGATCCCAAAGGAACACAAGCTAATACGAAACGAGTTGTCGGAACATA TGGCTACATGGCTCCTGAGTATGCTATGGCAGGTAATTTCTCCACTAAGTCCGATGTATTTAGCTATGGAGTCTTGCTTCTGGAGATTATCAGTGGAATGAAAAATGCTGGATCTCGAAGACATGGCAATTCTGTTAGCCTCCTTGGTTAC GCGTGGGAACTATGGAACGAAGGCAGATGCCATGAGCTCATTGATAAACCGTTACATGGTAGATGTCCTGAGAATGTAGCGCTAAGATGCATTCATGTCAGCTTGTTGTGTGTTCAGGAGCAAGCTGCGGATCGGCCCTCCATGACTGAAGTCATTTCAATGATTACCAATGGAAGTGCCATCTTACCAGACCCAAAGCAACCTGGTTTCCTCTCCATGTTGGTCCCCAATGAAACTGATATCGCTGAAGAAACATGCTCCCTGAATGGTCTTTCAGTTACCATCCTTGACGGAAGATAG
- the LOC8082369 gene encoding G-type lectin S-receptor-like serine/threonine-protein kinase At4g27290 isoform X5, with product MFMMLEISARTIFPHGTPHHTIPSHPQDSDCRKYFTCLGEFREPSLIIGVKQIAMFGKISFWRNCMLVDLLILSVLATRCLSDLTARTDIIFQNQSISDGQTLVSMGKEFVLGFFSPGASSNRYVGIWHNDVSERRAVWVANRNNPFQDTFGILKFDNNSNLIVLDGRGNSFTVAYGRGVQDVEAAILDNGNFVLRSIRNQAKIIWQSFDFPTDTWLPEMNIILGSKLTSWKSYDDPAVGDYSFGLDVTNALQLIILWKGNNYWTFGPWNATLKSLIPELKYIPVTPVSFQCGNLTCTYTSNPSDTMAKIVLDPNGSLNIAQFSPGTESWTLLWRQPASCEVSNLCGGFGICNNNMLTNDPMSSLCRCPKGFAQQDIITGNTWKGCTRQIQLQCNGDRFMNMSSMRLPDSRVKLSTMGENKCQLECMTNCSCTAYTYSVLDGCSLWYGNLTNMQDGYNGSGVGTLYLRVAASELESSNSSGKGKQDGHHSVMTSDAIKLWEGEETSSYFATFSFSQIRNATDKFSTENMLGEGGFGPVYKGHLPDGREIAVKRLAANSGQGLPEFKNEVLLIARLQHTNLVRLLGCCIEEEEMLLVYEYMPNKSLDFFLFEKSRRALLDWEMRMNIIEGVAQGLIYLHKHSRLRIIHRDLKASNILLDTDMNPKISDFGMARIFDPKGTQANTKRVVGTYGYMAPEYAMAGNFSTKSDVFSYGVLLLEIISGMKNAGSRRHGNSVSLLGYAWELWNEGRCHELIDKPLHGRCPENVALRCIHVSLLCVQEQAADRPSMTEVISMITNGSAILPDPKQPGFLSMLVPNETDIAEETCSLNGLSVTILDGR from the exons ATGTTCATGATGTTGGAGATATCTGCACGAACAATTTTCCCCCATGGCACTCCCCACCACACAATCCCTTCCCACCCCCAAGACAGTGATTGCAGGAAATATTTCACTTGTTTGGGAGAATTCAGAGAG CCTAGTTTGATAATCGGAGTTAAGCAGATAGCCATGTTTGGGAAAATAAGCTTCTGGAGGAATTGCATGCTTGTTGATTTGCTGATTCTGTCTGTATTAGCAACAAGATGTTTGTCAGATCTGACAGCAAGAACAGACATCATCTTTCAGAATCAGTCAatttcagatgggcagaccctAGTGTCCATGGGAAAAGAATTTGTGCTTGGTTTCTTCAGCCCTGGAGCTTCGAGCAACCGGTATGTTGGTATATGGCACAACGATGTTTCAGAAAGAAGAGCTGTCTGGGTTGCTAATAGGAATAATCCATTCCAAGATACTTTTGGCATACTTAAGTTTGATAACAATAGTAATCTGATTGTTTTAGATGGGAGGGGCAACTCATTCACAGTGGCTTATGGGAGAGGAGTGCAAGATGTGGAGGCTGCAATACTGGATAACGGCAATTTTGTCCTAAGGAGCATCAGGAATCAAGCTAAGATCATATGGCAGAGCTTTGACTTTCCTACAGATACATGGCTCCCTGAAATGAACATTATACTTGGCAGTAAACTGACATCATGGAAGAGCTATGATGACCCAGCAGTGGGGGATTATTCTTTTGGACTTGACGTAACTAATGCGCTTCAACTCATTATCTTGTGGAAAGGTAATAATTATTGGACCTTTGGACCCTGGAACGCTACATTGAAATCTCTGATTCCAGAGctaaaatatattcctgtcaccCCTGTTTCATTTCAATGTGGCAATCTTACATGCACATACACTTCCAATCCCAGCGACACAATGGCAAAGATTGTGTTGGATCCGAATGGTTCATTGAACATTGCCCAATTTAGTCCTGGAACTGAGTCATGGACTCTCTTATGGCGACAGCCTGCTAGCTGCGAGGTGTCTAACTTATGTGGTGGTTTTGGTATATGCAACAACAATATGTTAACCAACGACCCTATGTCATCCCTCTGTCGTTGTCCAAAAGGCTTTGCACAACAAGACATAATAACAGGAAATACCTGGAAAGGGTGCACGAGGCAAATCCAACTGCAGTGTAATGGGGATAGGTTTATGAATATGTCTAGTATGCGACTCCCTGACTCCAGAGTTAAACTTTCTACTATGGGAGAAAACAAATGCCAATTGGAATGCATGACAAATTGCTCCTGTACTGCATACACTTATTCTGTATTGGATGGTTGCAGCCTATGGTATGGCAATCTAACAAATATGCAGGACGGGTATAACGGGAGTGGAGTAGGAACTCTATATCTTCGTGTTGCTGCATCAGAGTTAGAATCATCCAATAGTTCAG GGAAAGGAAAACAGGATGGTCATCACTCTGTAATGACTTCGGATGCTATCAAACTCTGGGAGGGTGAGGAGACAAGCTCTTATTTTGCAACGTTTTCCTTTTCACAAATAAGAAATGCTACAGACAAATTTTCAACAGAAAACATGCTTGGAGAAGGGGGGTTTGGCCCTGTGTACAAG GGCCACTTACCAGATGGGCGGGAGATTGCTGTTAAGAGACTAGCAGCAAATTCAGGGCAAGGGTTACCGGAGTTTAAGAATGAAGTCCTGCTTATTGCTAGGCTTCAGCACACAAATTTGGTCCGGCTGTTAGGTTGTTGCATTGAAGAGGAAGAGATGTTATTAGTGTATGAGTATATGCCGAACAAAAGCTTGGATTTCTTCTTATTTG AAAAATCAAGAAGAGCTTTGCTAGACTGGGAAATGCGGATGAACATAATTGAAGGGGTTGCACAGGGTCTTATCTATCTCCACAAGCATTCTCGGCTTAGAATTATTCATAGGGACCTGAAAGCAAGCAACATTTTGTTGGACACTGATATGAACCCTAAGATCTCAGACTTTGGGATGGCGAGAATATTTGATCCCAAAGGAACACAAGCTAATACGAAACGAGTTGTCGGAACATA TGGCTACATGGCTCCTGAGTATGCTATGGCAGGTAATTTCTCCACTAAGTCCGATGTATTTAGCTATGGAGTCTTGCTTCTGGAGATTATCAGTGGAATGAAAAATGCTGGATCTCGAAGACATGGCAATTCTGTTAGCCTCCTTGGTTAC GCGTGGGAACTATGGAACGAAGGCAGATGCCATGAGCTCATTGATAAACCGTTACATGGTAGATGTCCTGAGAATGTAGCGCTAAGATGCATTCATGTCAGCTTGTTGTGTGTTCAGGAGCAAGCTGCGGATCGGCCCTCCATGACTGAAGTCATTTCAATGATTACCAATGGAAGTGCCATCTTACCAGACCCAAAGCAACCTGGTTTCCTCTCCATGTTGGTCCCCAATGAAACTGATATCGCTGAAGAAACATGCTCCCTGAATGGTCTTTCAGTTACCATCCTTGACGGAAGATAG